In Salmo salar chromosome ssa03, Ssal_v3.1, whole genome shotgun sequence, a single genomic region encodes these proteins:
- the LOC106601262 gene encoding 60S ribosomal protein L23, producing the protein MSKRGRGGSSGAKFRISLGLPVGAVINCADNTGAKNLYIISVKGIKGRLNRLPAAGVGDMVMATVKKGKPELRKKVHPAVVIRQRKSYRRKDGVFLYFEDNAGVIVNVKGEMKGSAITGPVAKECADLWPRIASNAGSIA; encoded by the exons ATGTCTAAGAGAG GACGTGGTGGGTCATCTGGGGCGAAGTTTCGCATCTCGCTGGGTCTCCCAGTGGGCGCCGTCATAAACTGCGCTGACAACACAG GTGCCAAGAACCTGTACATCATCTCTGTCAAGGGCATCAAGGGACGTCTGAACCGTCTGCCCGCTGCTGGTGTGGGTGACATGGTCATGGCCACTGTCAAGAAAGGCAAACCAGAACTCAGAAAAAAGG TGCATCCTGCGGTTGTGATACGGCAGCGGAAGTCGTATCGGCGAAAGGATGGTGTGTTTCTCTACTTTGAAGACAATGCGGGGGTCATAGTGAATGTCAAAGGAGAAATGAAAG GTTCGGCCATCACAGGTCCGGTGGCCAAGGAATGTGCAGACCTGTGGCCCAGGATTGCTTCAAATGCTGGCAGCATAGCGTGA